ATGAGACgatttattatcatcacACAATCCTTGGAACCTCTACCtcaaaaaaagtttctcACCATGAGGTTGATGTTTAATGATAACGTCAATGAAGATTACCAACCGGAATTGTTCAAAGACGCGACTTTTGACAAAAGAGCAACATTGAGGGTTCCGTCAAATTTAGATAGTGACGTCTTTGATGTAGGTACTCTAAACACAAAACATCATAAAGTGGCTCTTTCAGTTTTGTCGACGGCGACATCTACTATGGAAAGGGCTGAAGGCACGAATTTTATTAGAGTAGACCCTTTTGAAGTAATTTTACAACAACAAGAGCAAAATCAACGAAAAGAACATATTCCTGCAAAACCCCAGAATTTCGTTACCAGTCAAACAACCAATGTACTTGGAAACCTTCTAAACTCATCACAGGCAAGTATACAACCGACCCAATATGTCTCAAATAACCCTGCCACCTCTCATTGTAGTTGCGAATGCGGATTAGAAGTTCCCAAAGCAGCTActgttttgaaaacttgTAAAAGTTGCCGAAAAACGTTACACGGTATCTGTTATGGCAATTTTCTACATTcttcaattgaaaaatgttttTCTTGCATTTATGGCCCTTCCTTAGATATCACATGGTCTAAGTTTCAAGACCTCATGATGATCAGAAAAGTTTTTAGGTTCCTCGtcagaaaaaagaaaggtttCCCAGCATCCATAACAGAACTGATTGATAGTTTTATTAATCCTGAAGATCAGAATAAcgaattaaaagaaagagttgCGTTCGCACTATTCGTATTTTTCCTGGACGAAACACTATGTCTTGATAATGGGGGTAAACCTAGTCAAACAATTAGGTATGTTACGAGCTCTGTACTTGTCGATATAAAAGGAGTTGTTACACCCAGTAATACAAATGAACTGAAAATAAATCACGAATATTTATGGCATTTCACTACCAGTTCACCCAAAGCTGAAAGCTTTTATCAAGAGGTTTTGCCTAATTCGAGAAAACAAGTAGAGTCATGGTTGCAAGATGTCACTAACctgagaaaaatatatgcTGACGCTCTTTCTCCGTCTTCAACTTTGAAAGAGCTCGACCTTAATTCAAGTCTTCCAACACAAGACCCAATAATTACTtgtcaaaagagaaaacatCATAACCTTAATGAGTACCTGCAGGACGAAAAAAGCTCGGTTATTAATGATACGATGATGACAAGAgacaatgaagaaaaaatgccAGCAAAGATTCGCAAAATTAGTGtctcaaaaaaaacccTGAAAAGTAATTGGTAGcacaaaaaaatgataaataaaaagtaGAAACATATTCTTATATTTATCGTTTGGAAAAATACAGTCTAAAAAGATTCAAAGGGCTGCTTTAATCCTTCGTAATAACTCCTTAGCGATGCTTTGCTTTAAATAGCTTTTTTATACTATAATAACGAAATAAACTGACGTTAATGCATCCAAATTCTTCTATTATGCATGTCATACAATGTAATAGATACTATCAGTCAATAAAAGGGCGGTCATTCACGATATTTGGACTGTCAACTTTCAAACAAATTGCCTTCTGAATCACTAATGTCACTCCTGTTATTAACTTCGTCTATATCCATATCTTCAGTGCTTTCACTACTAGTGATATTTactgtattattattactgcTATACTGTACAGGATTactttgaataatatctttcaaatccaaattttgattttttagCTTATCTATAACCCCGTTGATTATGGTACCATTTTTGCTAATTTCATTGATGATACTTTGTAAGATAGAGCTATCCTCAAAATGTATTACATCATCATCGATTTCGAAATTTAACTGTCCTGATATTATAAGCTTCGTTAACTCTTTCTTAATATCTTCCAGATCAATACCTAATGTAGATGATAAATAAGTAAACTGTAGcttttttgatattctcAAGTAAAAGAAGTAAATTTTACATCTCATAATAATTGCAGCGGATGATGACCAGCTCGGTTCCAGAAAAAGACTTTTCACACACATCCCATTTATCTCTCCATgccaaattttgaaaaacttgttGAAGTTTGTGTTTATTAGCAGTTCGAGACAAGTAACCAACAATGGTGTCATACAAAAAAACTGCTTTAAATCACTCAAGtaaataaaatcatcatAATTATCCAATGGTATGGAAATGAGTACAGATATATTCAGCATCATCATAAACTCCTCTTTCGATATGAAATCAACACTATTAAAATGTTCTGAAAGAACCTTCAGTGTCAATGGTTCTGAATTCATTATTGTAAAGAATTTTGTGCAACAGTCAAAATATCTTTCTTGTAAGAAATAAGAGACACAGAGCAATATTTGTATTCTCACAAGTGAAAAAACATCCTCTTGAGCAGTTTCACGACCGGTCCCACGCTCTATCACGGGACCAGAATTATCATAATTCTCACGCCGTTGAATAATACTTTTCACATTATATTCGATTTCTTCAACGCCTTTAAAGTTCTTACACAATAACGATATTTGGGtgattttttctaaatGCTGACATCGCTGACTCAATGGAACTTCTTGTGACTCCATTTGAAATATTGCATTATGGAAATTATGTGAAATTATATCTCGTGCAGTATTTTCATCGAATCCTCCAAGTAACGAAGAATGAGGATTACTTACCAGTTGGCTATTCAGTATATTAACAGGTCTTAACCCACTCTCCTCTATTAGGATATCCAGATAAGGTGTGTTTGTACAGTGAATTTCCTGCAAATAGCTTATGCCTTGAATTGcccattgttttctttcatctttACTACCATAATTGACAGAGAGTAAATGACCAATACGTTCAATCAATATGGGTCCTTTGGCGCCATAAAACATGAGCTTTTAAATATCTAGAAGCTATTTGTTAATTATATTATTGTGtgtttcaaaattgtttttgtttgcACGTCGATCTCCTTTTAAATATTGGATAATAATGTAGAGACAATGTAAAGTAAGtggagaaaaaatgaacgCGTTGGAAACATAGTGATATCGGAAGCGTATTAACatgtatattatatatatattatttacaGTGAGACTTGACTATAAGCTAACTAATTGAAGTTTTGAAGAGAGCAAACTATATCACTTTTCTTAGTGGAAAAAgctcttcatcttttccaACCAAGAAATGTATTCGTTGTTCTCTTTAAACTCGGAATAGGCACTAATGAAAGAGGCTAACTCTTCATTGACGCCTCTGCTTTCCAAATAAGCTTCTAAAGATTCTTGtaattcttcatccaaATTGGAAAAGGGTGGGCCATGGTATGCCAATTCTCTTGTAATTTCGGCTTCAGCGGACTGATTCAAAGCAGCATCAACAGAGGTATATGGAGTAGCGCTATCAACATAAAATGAACCTTCTTGTAAGTTCATTAACAGTTCAAATGAGATAGCAGGTTCAGTTGCACTTTCCTTAGAAATGACAACATTAACATTGGCGAAGTTATCTGATAAGGCATCAAAATCATCCTCATTTATCCCGTCTTCGTTTGTTTCAGTATTTTCATCCATTGCATTGTTGTAGGGCAAATTAGCAATTTGGGCAACATCAAAGAACACATGAACAGTTTCACCAGACTCAGTTCTTCTAACTATCTCAGCCTCATTCTTATTGGGTGTCTCCACCAATGaaaatttgtatttgtTCAAAAAGTCATTAAATGTGTCCACTGAAGTTGAATCTGGCAACGTGTCCTTCTCAATTTTCAATTCCGATTGCAAAATCTCACCTACTCTTTGGGTCTCCTGATTTTTCATGATTATAGCCGGGATAAAACATCTTTTAGAGTTGGCAACAGTCAATACTCTCCACGATGATTTCACCACAGTGGACTTCGGCGTAGACAAAACGCTTCTAGCAACAGCACGATTGACGCTTCTTAAGAACATTCTTTGTAATTATATATTAAAGTTTACTATACAGTTTTCAATGATAGCAACCGGATTCAAATTGACGTCTGAACAAATTTGTTGTATGAATAGAGTATTCAAGAATTGTTTGTGCCAATATTTTAGCTCGCTTcactttcattttcttaaAAAAATGAGGCGCCACCGGGTATTATTGAGAGGGCTATAATTAGcaacatatatataggAAGATTTAATCCCATTTATTCATACTCTCCGCTAcctaataatattgataCATGATACAGTTATTCTCGCCAGGATTTCGGAAGGTTTTGCTATATTAtatgcaaaaaaaaggaaatgtTACGTAACTGTACAACCTACATAGAAATATGAATTATATTATGAGGGGTTCGATGATGAGGTAATAAAGGGTTAAATGAACGTCAAAAAGATAGTTGGGACATATCCAATACGGAATCGGGTATGTCAGAGATGTTCTTAATCAGCGTTACGACGAGCAACCTTCTTGGCCAATCTTTTGCCGGTACCGAAGATCTTCTTGTCtctgttcttcttttgctttctttgttgtctAGAAGCCTTTTCAACCTTTTCAGCCAAGCCGTATCTGACTAATCTGTAGGTTGGTTCGAACTTTTTAGCTTCTGCGACGGAGTTGTAGACCAAACCGAAACCAACAGACTTACCACCACCAAATTGGGTTCTGAAACCGAAAACAGAGACAGCGTCCTTTTCAGCCTTGTAGACTTCGGCCAATTTTTCACGCAATTCATCCTTGGAGACATTAGCTCTGTTTGGGTGCAAGACGTCGACAACGAATTGCTTTCTGGCCAACAATGGGTTGGAGATAACCTTTCTGGTACGAATAGTGACAGCGTCAGACTGTTCGGAAAtaaaatgaatgaaaagagaGCTCCCCAATCATTTCTCAAAGAGTTAGTATTATAAACTTCGCaatttaccaaaaaaataacccagaaaaatacaatagTACTGTTTCATTGTTAGAGTTTTTGCAGTTGGTTCCAACCTtgaaagtttcttttccagaAATCGTACGTCACTGACATATATAAAGAGTGTATATTACTGTTACGGCAGTATCTGTGTTGCAAGCTTAAAGTTTCTGGATCTTGTTCGCTCTAAAAACTTCTGGCAACAGAGCGCGTACCATTGGTCCATTTTCACCATAAATTTATTTGTGACTTCTTGACTTCGCACTGCTACTCATAAAACTGTAAACCTATTAATTGTCTGTTTCACCTTCTTTTGGTTCAGTATCAAATTCGACATACCATTTTTATTGATCTTCTGTAAGTACCTTTGCGTTTGCGCCGAGATTCAAATAAGAAGGTTTAAGATAAAGGTCAAAATTTTGCCTACTACTTCAATACTACAACTGTTTAGTTACCGACTTGCTTGACATTCAAAGAGGTGACGATTCGCTAGAGAACCTCTGAGGCCACTCAGATGCGTACACACAAGGCAGTGAATGAGATAGTTACCGCCACAACTAGGGTCACTCTACCGTGTATTTCGAAGTTACGTGAAACTGAGGGTATTAGCGAGTGCTACCAAGGCAATAAAGAGAGCATACCGTCCAGACTCCTCTGATCCTTTGGGCCCTGCCTAGGGAATTACTAGCAATCTACCGACATTGCTTCCTTCCAAGCAGTCGCCCGAACAGAATGTTACTGCCtagaatttttcagcataagaatattttgaagttcGCCGGCCTTTAATTTCCCGAAAAAGGAATCAAAATATGTACAGATGtaatatctttgaaaaagtcgGTTGTATATTACGAGGCAATGACTGTCTGTTGGCTGCTGAGAAATATAATTCAATAAAACagttaaaaaataatgtatgaataaaaagaagacaaaaattGCATTATATATGATCAGTGTATGTTTTCCTTCTCCTGCACTGTACTCTTATTACTTCTCGAATTCTAACGCAAACCGCCTCATTAACGTAGGCTCGCGATCTACTCCGTTAGCTTCCATATTATGGCGGTAATCATGCAACATTTCTGTAGCCTGTTGAGtgatcttttttctttctgagCTGCTTACATCTTTCCTGCACTTCAATATCCCTACAAGTAAATCTATGCGCGAATCCCAGTATACctcaagatattttttccaaatatcTAGTATGCTATCAATAGGCTCACAACTTAGATCCATAAAAAACTCCATGACAGTAAAATTTTGTGTGATCAAGGTATCCTTACTTTCATTGCCATCTAGTACTTTGACAAAGAGCTGgtaaaaaatttcaaaatccCTCTTCATTGCCTCTAAAAACTTATTGTTCTTACTTTTAAATGAATGCTCGAACGATAAAGCactcaaaaattttataattgTTTCTCCAATAACATTATCTATAAAATTGACAAATAGCACAGAGTTCATTTGGGGCTTGATGTCTAACAGATATTCATCGAGTGTATCAGCGATCTGTTGCGCTTGGCTCCCCATGTACCAACTTTTactaaaaatttcttgatatGGTTTCGTTAAATCGTCAAACATTAATGTGATTAAGCCTAAAGAGCTGCATTGAGCAACTTCGGCAAATCCATCTAAAGTTCCTTCTAAATTGTTAGTAATTTGCTTCTCATAAAGTTTAGAAACTAGTTTACCGTATTTGGATGAAATGGCAACGGCGTAGTCCGCAGCTTTCATTTGATCATTTGACACCGCAATTAAATATTCTACCAATCCTCCCGCGCATTCTTCTTCCGGAGTTATACTCTCTGGATCTATATCATATTTGTGATTGTAATTGATTTGCCTTTTGATTTCTCCACTTATCTTGGATATCCAGTTTTTTTGTCTCTTTGTTAACAGATCACTAAATCGTTCAACTACGCCGACAAGAATTTTTGCCTGGTTAGTACCTGCTGCGACTTCCACTTGCTGGGTAAACATTTGGAAACAAGTCTTGGTCCCATCAAGGAAAAGTAATCCATCTGAATCGGAATGTGGAGGCGTGCTTCTTTCCAAGAACACATCAAATTCAGCTTTCTCCAAATTACCGATCCATTCAGTCATTTTAACGACAATTAAATTCAAGTAGTCTTTAAATAGcgtttccttttcttcatcgcCGATAACAGATTTGACTTCATTCTTACTAAAGCCGAAATCCTGTTTAAGGGTGTCTTGAAACGTCTTATCGAACGCAAGAATATCGAGAATAATAATGGTTTCAGGTTCAGAGTCCACGAGGTCCGTAATCAATGAATGTAGTTCCTTATAGTACTGATTAAAGTACACCTCAAATATGTTCCAATGTGGGGGACAGCAATTGGCAATATGTTCCTTTACTATAATCAATTCGTTGAAAATCCAATCCATGTTATCAAGAACATCGAATTTTTGATCTCCAACATATTTGTCTTTCATTTCTCCAAACATTTCAGATATGGAATTATTTATCCCATTTATTAGAAAATGCTTATAACCACGGGGTGCTGTTCTTGTTGAGATTGTACCGCTCATTATCTCTTGATACAATCCCTTGTTTGTCGGATACTCTATAATTGTGGGTGCTTCCTCTTGTAGTCTTGCAGTGTTTTTACTGTTTGGAAGTTTTTTTATCgaagatttttcaatttcaatttctttcttcttgataATGTTCCTAATTGCTTCAATTCTCAAGTCTTCCCTTTCTTCTAGATCATAAATCTTGAAAAGTCTAATTGCTAAAGATATCTGATCAGCTCTAGCCATTTCCACAATATCATATGTTAATCCGTCCAACAATTtgtcaaattttgatattattccCGATAGTCTGGAAAAAAGTTTTATGACTGTACGTTGTGCATCTTCAGTTGCTTCTTTAGCCATAATAACAACCTGTTCTTGAAAGTCCCGTGCTGAAGTTAATAGGAAATGAATTTCCAAAAGGTGGGGACAGCCAGTCTGTAAAGCGTCTTCCGCCAATTCCGTCACTAATAGCCTTTCTATATGCTCCATCAATGCAACAAAACTATATATTCGATTATAAATCGAAGATGTGGTAttaattgtttcatataGTTTTGTGGCTTGGAAAAGTATATCATAACGATTAATTGCAAATCGATTGTCATTACCTAACTTGTTGACTTCATTGATTTGTTGTTTGATTGATGTGACTGAATCCTTGGATATGTTCAACAGTTTGAGAGATTCTTCGACTTCACCATAATATTTATCCGattctttatttaattGGTATTCTATCACTGATTTTTCCTTCAATAATTGTTCCTTAATATCTCGTACTCTTTCAAGTGATAGATCACCCTTTACTAAATCACAAACTTGCTGTAAGGGACTTGAGGTCATCTTAATAACAAATATTGGATAATGCTAATGCGCTCAACCCAATGttgttcctttttctgCTTTTACATGAAAAACTTAATGACGCTCTTTGCTAGGCCCTCTACGTatgttttcttattttcctATTCCATGTTGTAAGCGCTCGGACAAGTCAAAAAAAGGCTAGCTGTGCcttaaataaaataatctCGCACTAAATGGAATCTATCATTACACGGGTCATTCTACGTGCGGTATGTAAATATGTATTTATTCTAGTTATGATACACCTGGTTCAGGCTGTTTCCATATCCCTTTGGGCCATTGTAGCACTCCTGCATTCGTATAGTCGCCTCTATTTGTTGGAGATCGTACAGAAGCACGAGCCACTCTTAAGTACAAGTCTATTGTTCCGTTGGAAGCATCAAGAGCATCGTCCATCATTTTGGTAAGTTCCGGATTTCCCACTCGGAGAGCATCAATGCTCACTGTTTCGTTCTTGCCGACGTACACTTCTACATCATTTAAAAGCAATGAAAAGCCGTCTATAATTCCTATTTGATCAGTTACTGAATCGGTTGCATTTAGATGCCATGACAGGGAGTGAACTTGATCACTGTTATAATCTAATATTGGTGGCTTCAAAGAAGCCCCTGCCTCCCCTCTTAACAAAGCCGTATCAGTCTCGACTATACTTGCAAAATCCCATCTTGCAACACCAGATAAAATTAGCCCAACTAAAATACCTTGGAACAGATAGGCTGATGAACCTCTAGTAGCACATCCTGGAAGCAGTAACGTGCCTAAGATGTAATGGTGTATTCTCAAATTTAGCCCGGGCAAATATCCTAACGCTACCAATCCAccaataaaagaaatatatattttgaaatactTTCTGAAACGTCCTGATTTCCAAAGTGAATAAGCTTGTATAAATGCACATGTAAGAATAGTCGCGGCGATAGATCCCACAGCAGTTAGTGCACCAGcttgttctttcaaatctgTTGCCGTTAGTCTATCAACAGGTAATCGGTCAAATGTTACATTATTCGAGATGCCTAGCCAGAATGTAGGATACCAAAGTATCAACTTCGCT
This genomic window from Saccharomyces mikatae IFO 1815 strain IFO1815 genome assembly, chromosome: 9 contains:
- the HOP1 gene encoding Hop1p (similar to Saccharomyces cerevisiae HOP1 (YIL072W); ancestral locus Anc_7.269), with the translated sequence MSNKQLVKPKTETKTEITTEQSQKLLQTMLTMSFGCLAFLRGLFPDDIFVDQRFVPEKVEKNYNKQTTSQNNSIKIKTLIRGKSSQVDLLLDWLEKGVFKSIRLKCLKALSLGIFLEDPTDLLENYIFSFDYDEANNVNINVDLGNDRKEDNNAGAEKETISLLDSRKMVQQLMRRFIIITQSLEPLPQKKFLTMRLMFNDNVNEDYQPELFKDATFDKRATLRVPSNLDSDVFDVGTLNTKHHKVALSVLSTATSTMERAEGTNFIRVDPFEVILQQQEQNQRKEHIPAKPQNFVTSQTTNVLGNLLNSSQASIQPTQYVSNNPATSHCSCECGLEVPKAATVLKTCKSCRKTLHGICYGNFLHSSIEKCFSCIYGPSLDITWSKFQDLMMIRKVFRFLVRKKKGFPASITELIDSFINPEDQNNELKERVAFALFVFFLDETLCLDNGGKPSQTIRYVTSSVLVDIKGVVTPSNTNELKINHEYLWHFTTSSPKAESFYQEVLPNSRKQVESWLQDVTNLRKIYADALSPSSTLKELDLNSSLPTQDPIITCQKRKHHNLNEYLQDEKSSVINDTMMTRDNEEKMPAKIRKISVSKKTLKSNW
- the PCI8 gene encoding Pci8p (similar to Saccharomyces cerevisiae PCI8 (YIL071C); ancestral locus Anc_7.267), with amino-acid sequence MFYGAKGPILIERIGHLLSVNYGSKDERKQWAIQGISYLQEIHCTNTPYLDILIEESGLRPVNILNSQLVSNPHSSLLGGFDENTARDIISHNFHNAIFQMESQEVPLSQRCQHLEKITQISLLCKNFKGVEEIEYNVKSIIQRRENYDNSGPVIERGTGRETAQEDVFSLVRIQILLCVSYFLQERYFDCCTKFFTIMNSEPLTLKVLSEHFNSVDFISKEEFMMMLNISVLISIPLDNYDDFIYLSDLKQFFCMTPLLVTCLELLINTNFNKFFKIWHGEINGMCVKSLFLEPSWSSSAAIIMRCKIYFFYLRISKKLQFTYLSSTLGIDLEDIKKELTKLIISGQLNFEIDDDVIHFEDSSILQSIINEISKNGTIINGVIDKLKNQNLDLKDIIQSNPVQYSSNNNTVNITSSESTEDMDIDEVNNRSDISDSEGNLFES
- the MAM33 gene encoding Mam33p (similar to Saccharomyces cerevisiae MAM33 (YIL070C); ancestral locus Anc_7.265), translated to MFLRSVNRAVARSVLSTPKSTVVKSSWRVLTVANSKRCFIPAIIMKNQETQRVGEILQSELKIEKDTLPDSTSVDTFNDFLNKYKFSLVETPNKNEAEIVRRTESGETVHVFFDVAQIANLPYNNAMDENTETNEDGINEDDFDALSDNFANVNVVISKESATEPAISFELLMNLQEGSFYVDSATPYTSVDAALNQSAEAEITRELAYHGPPFSNLDEELQESLEAYLESRGVNEELASFISAYSEFKENNEYISWLEKMKSFFH
- the RPS24B gene encoding 40S ribosomal protein eS24 (similar to Saccharomyces cerevisiae RPS24A (YER074W) and RPS24B (YIL069C); ancestral locus Anc_7.262); protein product: MSDAVTIRTRKVISNPLLARKQFVVDVLHPNRANVSKDELREKLAEVYKAEKDAVSVFGFRTQFGGGKSVGFGLVYNSVAEAKKFEPTYRLVRYGLAEKVEKASRQQRKQKKNRDKKIFGTGKRLAKKVARRNAD
- the SEC6 gene encoding SNARE-binding exocyst subunit SEC6 (similar to Saccharomyces cerevisiae SEC6 (YIL068C); ancestral locus Anc_7.258), producing the protein MTSSPLQQVCDLVKGDLSLERVRDIKEQLLKEKSVIEYQLNKESDKYYGEVEESLKLLNISKDSVTSIKQQINEVNKLGNDNRFAINRYDILFQATKLYETINTTSSIYNRIYSFVALMEHIERLLVTELAEDALQTGCPHLLEIHFLLTSARDFQEQVVIMAKEATEDAQRTVIKLFSRLSGIISKFDKLLDGLTYDIVEMARADQISLAIRLFKIYDLEEREDLRIEAIRNIIKKKEIEIEKSSIKKLPNSKNTARLQEEAPTIIEYPTNKGLYQEIMSGTISTRTAPRGYKHFLINGINNSISEMFGEMKDKYVGDQKFDVLDNMDWIFNELIIVKEHIANCCPPHWNIFEVYFNQYYKELHSLITDLVDSEPETIIILDILAFDKTFQDTLKQDFGFSKNEVKSVIGDEEKETLFKDYLNLIVVKMTEWIGNLEKAEFDVFLERSTPPHSDSDGLLFLDGTKTCFQMFTQQVEVAAGTNQAKILVGVVERFSDLLTKRQKNWISKISGEIKRQINYNHKYDIDPESITPEEECAGGLVEYLIAVSNDQMKAADYAVAISSKYGKLVSKLYEKQITNNLEGTLDGFAEVAQCSSLGLITLMFDDLTKPYQEIFSKSWYMGSQAQQIADTLDEYLLDIKPQMNSVLFVNFIDNVIGETIIKFLSALSFEHSFKSKNNKFLEAMKRDFEIFYQLFVKVLDGNESKDTLITQNFTVMEFFMDLSCEPIDSILDIWKKYLEVYWDSRIDLLVGILKCRKDVSSSERKKITQQATEMLHDYRHNMEANGVDREPTLMRRFALEFEK